The nucleotide window AGGTGGTCTCCTCGTGGACGGGCGTGCCGGTCTCCAAGATGATGCAGGGGGAGATGGACAAGCTCAAGAACCTCGAAGCCGAGCTGCACAAGCGCGTCATCGGTCAGAACGAGGCCGTCGAGGCCGTGGCGGCGGCGGTGCGTCGCAGCCGCGCGGGACTCTCTGACCCCAATCGCCCGCTGGGCAGCTTCTTCTTCCTGGGGCCGACCGGCGTGGGCAAGACCGAGCTGGCAAAGGCGCTCGCGGCCTGTCTCTTCGACGACGAGAAGGCGCTGGTCCGCATCGACATGTCCGAGTACATGGAGAAGTTCAGCGTCCAGAGGCTCATCGGCGCGCCTCCCGGATACGTGGGATACGACGAGGGTGGCCAGCTGACCGAGGCCGTGCGTCGGCACCCGTACTGCGTCATCCTGCTGGACGAGATGGAGAAGGCGCATCCCGACGTCTTCAACATCCTGCTGCAGGTGCTGGATGACGGTCGCCTGACCGACGGCCAGGGCCGCGTGGTGAGCTTCAAGAACACGATCGTCATCATGACCAGCAACGTGGGCAGCCAGTTCATCGCGGGGGCCAATGCGTCGAGCGATCCGGCCACGGTCCAGAAGCAGGTCAACGACGCACTGCGCGCAACGTTCAAGCCGGAGTTCCTCAACCGCATCGACGACGTGGTGGTCTTTCATGCCCTGGGGCTGGACGACATCGAGAAGATCGTGGACATCCAGCTGGCAGACGTCCGCAAGCGCCTGGCCAAGGAGCGCATCAGGCTCGAGCTCTCCGACGCTGCCATCCAGGCGCTGTCGCTCGACGGCCTCGACCCGGTCTTTGGCGCGCGTCCGCTCAAGCGCCTGATCCAGCGCCAGGTCGTGGACAACGTCGCAGGCCTGATCATTGACGGTCAGCTCCACGAGGGCGATACCGTGCGCGTGGACGTGGGTGCGGGCGACCGCCTGGTCGCCGTGCGTGCGGTCGGACCCGTGCCCGCCACCCAGCCGGCTGATGACGCCCCCGTCGAGCCCGACGCCCTGGAGTAACCCCGCCCATCGGGCGGACCGGCCAGCGAACGGCCTCGCCTGCCAGACGGCCTTGCCCATCGCCATGCCGCGGCGTCCTTTCAACTTGCCGCCTGCGTGCTTTATAGTGTGAGCACGCAGGCGGTGGTGCCTGCAAGGTGAGTTGGCTGTCAGGTGGAGCCGAGGACCGGACAAGCGCGAGTCGAGCGCAGACGGGCGCCGGATGGAAGTTGATGCCGGGTGAGGAGGGACGATGGCGGGCGAGAAGAACGTGCGCGGCGGAACCGCCGCGCGTCCCATCGCGGCCGCAGTCCTTCTCGCCGTGATGTTGCTCGCGACGGCGGCCTTCGCAACCTATGGGGCGGAGCTCTGGGGCGGCAAGAGCGTTCCCAAGGTCGTCGGCACCTCTCAGGTGGCGGCGACGCAGGAGCTGGAGTCCAAGGGCTTCTCCGTCGTGGTCGCGAACGATGCCGTAGACGATGGGATCGGAAAGGCGCTCTCGACCGAGCCGGGGGCCGGCGAAAGGGCGCCCGAGGGCAGCACCGTTACGCTGCATGTGGGTGTGCAGCGGATCATTCCCCAGGTCGTGGGTCTGAGCGAGGCCGATGCCACCACTGCGCTCCGAGATGTTGGGGCCCAGCGCATCTCCATCGAGCACCAGGCCTCCACGGCACAGGAGGGCAGCGTCGTGGCCGTTGACCCAGGAGAGGGAAGCGCGTTCGTCTCGCGCGACACCATCACCCTGACCGTGGCACAGTCCTACACCGTGCCCTATGTTATCGGCAGGACCGAAGACGAGGCGACGAAGGACATCGAGGCCGCAGGCCTTGTCGCCAGCGTGAGCTACGTCAAGTCGGATCAGAAGGCCGGGACGGTCGTCTCATGCGACCCAGGCCAGGGCACGCGCATCGGCGCAGGCGGCACCGTTGCCCTTCAGGTGGTGGAGGTCAACCCGAGCGACTACCATCACCTGGGCGAGTACTTTAGGTATTCCCCTCGACGCATCGACGAGTGGCTGACCGAGCAGGGCTTTTCCCTCCAGGCCTCTCACGAGGACGCCAACGGCATGGCCCAGGCGCTCTTTGTCTCGGCTGATAAGGGTACGGTCAGGCTCGACTCCAACCCGTTCGCGCATAACTTCGACGCGTCCCAGGGAGCGGGCGATGACGTGCTGGCGCGTGGCGCACGCTTTGAAGGCGTGCGGCTCGAGCTGGCGTCGTCCGACGTCCCCGCGACGGCAGCGAACCTTTCCGACGAGGCGCTGCGGCAGATAGTGGAGCTCTGCGGCTTCTCGGGTCAGACGGCGAAGGTGACCCAGGACAACATCCGCCTGCCCCAAGGCGCCAGCAAGGGGACGGCGAGCTTTGCCTGCGCGTATGGCGTGCAGAATGGCTACAGCTGGTCCGTCGTCATCGTGAGCGACGCGGGACAACTGCGCGTCGCCGCGAGCTGTGCCCCGACGTCGCTCTATGACCAGTATGACCTTACGGGCTTTGGCGGCGGCGTTGCGGACATGATCGCCTATATCGACGCGTACACCGGATAGGGAAAACGGAGGGCGTGACGGGCCGGATGGACTCAGTCAGAGGCATAGGTGCGAGCGGAAGTATGGACGTAGGTGCGGGCACGGGCGTAGGGGTCACCAACACCTCTGATGTCACCGTCGGCGCATCTGACGGCGCTTGTGCATCCGTCGCCGCCAGCCCCGTCGACAGTGATGGGCGGACGGCGTTCCTGCGTGCCGAGAACGAGGACGATGACGGCTACGATCCCTACTCGGATCGTCGTCCTGATCCAGAGCCTCTGTTTGAAAGGGACCCCTGGAGATAGCGGCTCCCTGCTCTGGTGCCGGACCTGACGAGTGTCCCGCCACCCCAGCGCCGACGTTCCAGCGCTAATGGTTCAACAGGTGCCAGATGAAGGCGGCGACAAGGGCCAGGACGAGCACGACAACGATGAGCGAGAGCACCGAGCGGCGCTTGCGGATGCTCTCTTGCGACCGGAAGATCGAGCGTCGCCCCTTGGGAATCTCAAGGTACTGGCCGTAACGACTGCCCTTGAGCCCCGAGACGTTGCGTCTCGCCCGCCTATACTGTCCGCTCCCGCCCGAGAACGCATGGCCGATGGTGACGTTCGAGTCGTGCTGGTAGCCAGCCGCTGGGCTGTCGTCATCGGTGCCGACGTCGTTGATGGCCTCCTGCGTGCGATGTGGTGCGCGCTGCCTGACGTAAGGCGCGTGTCCCCGAGCGGGCACATGGACATAGCGTTGTCCCTGCGAGGTGGGCACGCCACCCTCCAGGTCAACGTCTTGTGCGCCGGCGCCCCGCACATGGGCCTCGTGCACGTCGGCGCCCTCTCCGCCAGAGACGCTCGGGGCGGCGTCGCCCGCCTTGGCGTCAAGGTCCGAAAGATCCTCGATCATCCAGTCAGGGACATGTGCGTTGTCGCTCATGTGAGGCCCTCCGCGCTGCCTTTCGCCGAATACGGCTCCATCATACGGCAGCACTCGCCTTGTGACCATCAGACGATAAATGCTCACGGAGCTTAATCTAAGTTAATTGACTTAGATTTACTAAGCGATATCAACTAAGAAAATCTTGTACGAAAGGTATAAAACCCCACCAGGAGGGAACATACCTTATCGAAACGGGAGGCGCACATACCGGGGCGCCTAGACGCAAAGGAGTTGAGGGACTATGGCAAGCATGATTCCGTACGGCAGCAACTACGACAGGGCACTGCGCAGGGCTTTCGATCCATTCGGCTCGTTCTTCTCGGATCCGTTCGGCACTCTGGCCTCCGTCGCCAACGATGGTGCGTTCAAGATGAACGTCGAGGATGCGGGTGACGCGTACGTCGTCACCGCAGAGCTCTCAGGTGTCAAGCGTGACGAGATCGACGTGGAGCTCAACGAGGGTCGCCTGTCCATCTCGGTGGACAGGAAGGAGTCCGAGGAGGAGAAGGGCAAGAACTACCTGCACAAGGAGACCAGCGAGTGGAGCGCCACCCGCGGCGTCTACCTCAAGGACGCCGCCACCTCTGGACTGACCGCGCGCTTGGACGGCGGGGTCCTGACCGTCAACGTCCCCAAGCAGGACGAGAAGGCCAACGTCACCAAGGTCTCGATTGACTAGCTGCAGTAGCGGCTTGTGTGCTCGGCCATCGCTCGGGACGGGTCGCCCACAGCGGGCGCATGAGGTCGCGTACGAGGCATGCACGTGATCCTCGTGTACGGGGTGTACGTGGAACACGAGACAGGCGGACTGGGGGGCGGTGCTTCGGCGCCGCCCCCATCGTTGTGCGTCGCCGGACCCTCTCGCAGCCTGCCGAGCAGGTCACCAAACGCTCAGCGGGGTGGTCTGGCTCGCTGCGCGGACGGTAAGCGTCCCGTCGGGCGAGCGTGCCTCGGCGGCATTGTCGGCGAGCACCTCGGCCCCCACGGCGGCGGCAAGCGTGCGGACGCATACGCCCGGTCGGTTGTTCTTCTCGGAGAGATGGAGCGCGATGACGGTCTCCGTGTCAGGTCCCACCAAGAGCGGTAGGGCCTCGGCGCATTGCGCGTTGGAAAGATGACCGGTGTCGCTACCCACTCGTGCGCGGAGGAATGCGGGATAGGGGCCATGGGCAAGTAGGTCCACGTCATGGTTGGATTCGATGCCCAAGATGCGCACGTCGCGCAGGAGTCCCAGGGCCTCGGCCGTGAGGAGGCCGGAGTCGGTGCACCAGCCAAGGGCGTCTTCGGCCTGACCGTCATCACCCGTGACCGAGAAGCGAAAGCCCATGGGGTCGCCCACGTCGTGCGAGGTGGGGAAGCACTGGACGTGCATGCCCGCGACGTCGAACGAGTCGCTGTGACCCACGAGGTCAAACGAGAGGCCGGCCAAGCGCGGGCTCCCGCTGACGGTGCCTGCCGTTGCGACCAGCGTACCGCCGAAGTGCTTGGCAAAGACAGGGATTCCCGCCACGTGGTCGGAGTGCTCGTGCGTCAGGAGCAGCGCCGAGACGCGACCCATGTCCACGCCCAGGTCGCCCGCACGTCTCAGGAGTTCGCGGCGTGAGATGCCACAGTCGATCAGGATGCTGCCTTTGGGCCCCTCCACTACGGCAGCGTTTCCCTTGGAACCGCTGGCTAGGACGTGCAGGTGTATATGGGGATACATGGCCTCGGGACCCCTCTCGTTCGCATCCCTCGCGCGGCGCGCCGCGCGAGGGATGTGTTGCGTGCGCCATCGAGCGCCCGTCCGAAGCCTTGCTTTTGGACGAGTCCGCTTGGCTCCGTAGACCTTAGCGCATGGCGGAGACACCAATCGGCTGGCTCGGCATTTCCGGGTGACGACAAGGGACTGCCAGACGTCTCGTTTCCCCGTTCTACCTACCATTTGCGTAAAAGGTCTGAAAATGAGGCTGCGTATCCCTATCATTGCGCTTCGGTTACCTGCGCATTTCTGTAATGTTGCATACGACTGAAAGGAGGGACTCGCACGTCGCGATTCTGCGTCGCACGGCGTGCGTTCGCCGCCAGAGCCCCCTGCATGCCGGAAGGGAGAGCGTATGGGAGCGGTCGACAGGCTTCTGAGGTACGTGGCGGTTAGGACCCCGAGCGACGAGGGCAACGATGCCCAATGCTCCAGCAGTCCGGATGAGTTCAAGCTTGCCAGTCTCCTGGCGGACGAGCTGCGTGGCCTGGGGGTAGGGGACGTCCGTGTGAGCGATGATTGCTTCGTCTATGCCAAGGTGCCGGCGACCTCATGAGCGTCGCGCTGGTCTTAGGCGTAGCACGTGCGGTCAACATCCTGCTCGAGAACGGCTACATTTCCGACACCATCCTGAACTACTTCTCTGGCGTGGTCACGGGCATGAGCCCCATGCTCTTCATCCTCGTGATGCTGGTCGCCTACATCATCCTGGGTTTTTCATCAACAGCTCTTCGGGCTTGGCCGTGCTCTCGATTCTCATCATGGCTCCGCTGGGTGACGCGGTCGGCATCTCGAAAGCGGCCATCATCGCGGCATACAACTACGGCCAGGGCCTCATCAGCTACATCACCCCGACTGGCCTGATCTCGGCGTCGCTCGCCATGGTCGACGTGCCGTTCAGCCGCTGGCTCAAGTTCATCAACCCCCTGCTCGTCGCAACGATCGTGCTGAACGGCCTGCTGCTCGTCGCACAGGTGGTGATTGGGTAGACCGAAAAGACGTGGGCCTGCAAGAGTCGTGATGCGGGCGCGGCAGCCGAGTGCCCGGCATGGGCGCCAGGTTGCCGTACCATGTGGGTGAGGCCTTGGCCAAGCGGGACGTCGGTGCGAGCCATTCGTGCGGTGCATGGCCACGGCCCAGCCTTCGACTCGGACCCTGTCAGGGAGGACCATCAGCGTGCCCAGCGTCAACCGTAGATATGCCAGCGCGACACCTCTCTTCGAACGTCCGTCGTCCGTGCATGGCGAGGAGACGCGCGCACCCGTGGTGCTCATGGTCTCGGGTGGTGCCGACTCGTCTGCGCTGCTCCTGCTTGCGGCGACCTCGACACTGGATATAGATGACGGGCGTGGCGTCGCCCGCATCGCTCGTGAGCGTCTGCACGTCCTGCATGTGAACCATCAGCTCAGGGGCATTGATGCCGAGGAGGACGAGGAGTTCGTCCGCGAGCTGTCGTCGCGCTACGGGATACCCTGCACCGTGCGGCGCGTCGACGTCGCCGCACTTGCGCGGGAGGGCTCTGGCTCAGGCGCCAACGTGGAGAACGCTGGCCGCGAGGCGCGCTACGCCGCCGCCGCCGAGCTCGCGGGCCAGCTCTCGCGGGAGTTCGGCACGCCGCGTGCGGCGGCGCGCATCCTGACGGCGCACACCGCCGACGACCGGGCGGAGACCTTCTTCATGAACGCCATCCGGGGGACGGGACCCCAGGGCCTCTCGTCCATACCCCGTCGCCGCAACCTCATCGTACGCCCCCTGCTGGGACGTACCCACGAGGAGCTCTGCGACCTGCTGCGCATGAGCGGCATCGTCTGGCGTGAGGACAAGACCAATGCCGATACGCGCTACCTGCGATCCTACGTGCGTCACGAGGTCATGCCCGTTGTCCGGGCGCGCAACCCGCGTGTGACGGCGAACCTGGCCACCACCTGCGACCTACTTTCCGACGAGGACTCCTATCTGGGCCAGGTGGCATGGCGCAGCTATCGTGACCTTTTGAGGCGCCAGTCGGATGGCATGGTCGCGCTCGACGCCGGACGACTGGGTGCCGCTGAGGTTGCCATCGCGCGGCGCGTGGTGCGCCAGGCGATCCTGGCCGTGCGTCCCGATGCGCGCCTGGAGGCCCGACACGTCGACCGCGTTCTCGGTCTGGTCGCCGCCGGTGGCGGCTCTGCCAGCATCCCTTTGGGCTGCGACGCCCGTGTGGAGTACGGGCTGCTCTTCGTCCGGGACCACGACAGCGGGAGGGGCACGGTCGCCCTCTGGCTCGACGTTCCCGGCCAGGCGAGGCTTCCCGACGGCCGCGGTGTCCGGGCGCGCCTGACCGAGGTGCCCACGGGCTCGCGTGCCGACGAGCTGGCCCGCGCGCATGCCGTGGAGTGGGCGGGGGAGTCGGTGCTCCTGGATGCCGCCTCCTGCGGGCTCGACCGTGCGTCGGGAGGCAGGCTCTGGGTCGATGTGGCCGTCCCAGGCGATGTGATGTGCCCCCTGGGCATGCACGGACAGTCCAAGAAGCTCTCCGACCTTCTCAACGAGGCGCGCATCCCAGCGGCCGACCGTCGGCGCGTGCCCGTCGTGCGCACCTCGCCCACGGGGAACATCCTGTGGGTGGCGGGTGTCCGCCCGGACGAGCGCGTTCGTTGTGTGCCCGCAACGAAGCTGCTGCTGGAATTGAGTATCCTTAGCTTGTAGAGGAAATCCCCGCAGGGCGGCCCGCGCTGGCGTCGGCGGCGACACGAGGAGGGCTGGCGGCATGGCAGACGTGCATGAGGACATCGAGAGCGTCATCCTGAGCGAGGAGGACATCGAGGCCATCGTGAAGCGCATGGGAGGGGAGATCTCTCGTGACTACGACGGCAAGAACCCGCTGATCATCGCCGTTCTGCGCGGGGCCTTCGTGTTCACGGCCGACCTCATGCGCGCCATCACCGTGCCCTGCGCCGTCGACTTCATGGCGGTCTCGAGCTACGGTGACGGCATCAAGAGCTCGGGGGTCGTACGCATCGTGAAGGACCTGGACACCAAGATCGAGGGCCGTCACGTCATCATCGCCGAGGACATCCTGGACTCGGGCCTGACCCTGAGCTACCTAATCGATCTCCTGCAGGCACGTAAGCCCGCGTCGGTCCATGTCGCCACCTTCGCCGTGAAGGACATCAAGGGCAAGGTGCCCGCCATCGATCCCCGCTACGTCGGCACCCACGTGCCCGATGCGTTCATCGTGGGCTATGGCCTGGACTATGCCGAGCGCTACCGCAACCTCCCCTACGTCGGTGTCCTCAAGTCCGAGGTCTACGCCGGCTAGCAACGTCGGCCACCGGAGGGTCGGCCCGTACGCCAAGTTCGACAGCAAGGAGCACCACCAGTGCCAGACAACAATCAGATGGGTCCCGGTGGCCTGGGTCAAGGCGGTCGGACACAGCCTCCCCGCGGCCCCGTCCGCCGCTGGCAGCTCTACGTCTACACGCTCGTCCTCATCGCCTTCGTGGTCTACCTGAGCTATACGGCGTTTGGCGCCCTGGCTCCCAAGAGCGCGGTGGACCGGCTTGCCACCAACGAGTTCGTCACGGCCGTCAAGGAGAACCGCGTCAGAAGCGTCACGTTCAAGACCTCCGACGGCAGCCTGAGCGGCACCTACCAGCGTGACTCCGACGATAGCCCCACGGTCGACTTCTCGTCCACCTACGTGGGTGCGGACAGCCTCCAGGAGCTGATGGCACGGCACCCCGACGTGTCGTTCAGGATCGACACCTCGTCGGACGACCTGTGGCAGACCGTTCTCGTCTCCGTGGTGCCCACCGTCATCGTGGTCGTCGCGCTGTACTACTTCATGAGCCAGATGCAAGGCGCCAACGGGCGTGCCATGAACTTCGGTCGCGCGGACAGGGCGCGCACGCACGAGGAGACGCGTCCCAAGGTCAAGTTTGCCGACGTGGCCGGCATCGACGAGGCCGTCGAGGAGCTCGAGGAGGTCCGTGACTTCCTGCGCGAGCCCGAGCGCTACCGCAAGATGGGCGCGAAGATCCCCCACGGCGTCCTTCTGGTGGGGCCCCCGGGCACCGGCAAGACGCTTCTGGCGAAGGCCGTCGCCGGCGAGGCGGGCGTCCCGTTCTTCTCCATCAGTGGGTCGGACTTCGTCGAGATGTTCGTCGGCGTCGGCGCCAGCCGCGTGCGTGACCTGTTCAAGCAGGCGAAGGAGGTCGCCCCCTCCATCGTCTTCATCGACGAGATAGATGCCGTCGGCCGTCAGCGTGGCGCCGGTCTGGGCGGCGGGCACGACGAGCGCGAGCAGACTCTGAACCAGATGCTGGTTGAGATGGACGGCTTCGAGGACAACTCCGCCGTCATCCTGATCGCGGCGACCAACAGGCCCGACATCCTCGACCCGGCCCTGCTGCGCCCCGGTCGCTTCGACCGCCAGGTCACCGTCGACAGGCCCGATGTGAAGGGGCGCAAGAAGATCCTGGGCGTCCATGCGGAGAACAAGCCCATGGAGAAGACCGTCGACCTGGGCCGCATCGCCAAGCTCACCCCCGGATTCACGGGAGCCGACCTCGCCAACCTCATGAACGAGTCGGCACTGCTCGCGGCTCGCCGCCGCAGGGAGCGCATCTCGATGGGCGAGGTCGAGGAGGCCATGGAGCGCGTCATGGCGGGTCCCGAGAAGAAGGGACGCGTGATGACCCAGGCGGAGCGCATGACCATCGCCTATCACGAGAGCGGACACGCCCTGGTGGGTCACGTGCTCGAGAACAGCGACCCCGTTCACAAGATCTCGATCATCAGCCGTGGTCGGGCGCTGGGCTATACCATGCAGCTGCCCGAGGAGGACCGCTTCCTCGAGACGCGCGACGGCATGCTGGACCAGATCGCCGTGCTGCTGGGCGGCCGCACCGCCGAGGAGCTCTTCTGCAGCGACATCACGACGGGTGCCAGCAACGACCTCGAACGTGCCACCAAGCTCGCCCGCGAGATGGTCACCCGCTACGGCATGAGCGACGAGCTGGGAGCCCAGGTTTATGGCGAGGCCCAGCACGAGGTCTTCCTGGGCCGCGACTACGCCAACCACCATGACTACTCGGCCGAGACCTCCAAGCGCATCGACGACGAGGTCGAGCGCATAATGCGCGAGGCACACCTGCGCGCCTGCGAGGTGCTCGAGGCGCGTCGCGCCCAGATGGACACCATAGCTCACGTCCTGCTCGAGCGCGAGACGGTCGAGGGCGAAGTCGTGAGCGCCCTGCTCGACGACAGGTGGGACGCCTACCTGGCCGCCCATCCCGGCGAGTCCGCCGTCGGCGAGGGGGCTGCGGACGGCAGGGCCACAGGCGCGGGAGCCGGTGAGTAGCGTGTCCGAGAGGCACATCATGTGGTGCGGGCGCACGGCGGACGATGGGACCCGGCTCAAGATCTACGGCGAGCTGCATCTTCCCGACGGCGCCCAAGACGCGGCGTTCACCCACCTGCGCCTCCCGACCGTCATCATGGCGCACCCCTTCGGCGTGGACGGCAGGTCCATGGATGTCTACGCCCAGCTGCTGTGCGATGCCGGCATGGTGGTCTATAACGTCGACTTCTGTGGCGGAGGCCCTCGAGCGCGCTCGGACGGGGACATGCTGCACATGTCCGTCGAGACCGAGGCCGCCGACCTGTGGGCAGTCGTCGGCGCCATGGCAGAGGAGCCGTTCTGCGATCCTGGCCGGCTGTTCCTCATGGGAGCGAGCCAAGGCGCCTTCGTCGCGACCCTCGTTGCCTGTCGCAATCCCCACGTCGTGCGTGCCCTCGCGCTCATGTACCCCGCCTACGTGCTGCACGATGACGCCAGGAGGCGGTTTGGTGACGGCACGGAGCTGCCGGAGAGCTATGACATGATGGGGTGCGCCGTCGGACGGCGCTACGCAGCGGACGCCCTTGCCTGCGACCCATACGTGGAGATGCCCCGCTTTTCCGGCGACGTCCTGCTCATGCAGGGGGATGCCGACCCGATCGTCCCCCTTGCCTTTGCCGAGCGTGCGGCAGGGGCGTTTCCCCACGCGCGCCTCGAACGCTTCGTGGGGGCTGGCCATGGGTTCTCGGGCGACGACCTCCAACGGTCCTTCAGCTGCGCCCGTGACTTCTTCCGTGAGGTCTCCGTGCGCGCATAGCGCAAGAGAGAGGAGCAAGCATGGCTATCAACCGGACAAGCTATGACTACGGCTCGGCCAAGTCGTCCATTCGCGAGATCGCGGCCTACGGGGCGGCCCGCAAGGCGGAGATAGGGGCCGAGAGGGTCTTCGACTTCTCGCTGGGCAACCCCTCCATCCCCGCGCCCGAGGCGGTGCGGGCCTCCATCGAGAGGAACGTCCGGCTGCCCCCGACCCAACTCCACAGCTACACGCCCGCCGCCGGCCTGCCCTTCGTGCGCCAAGCCGTCGCAGACTCGCTCAACCGTCGCTTCTCCACCTCGTATCAGGTGGGCGACCTCTACCTCACCTGCGGTGCGGCGGCGTCGCTGTCCATCACGCTCCACGCAATCGTTAACCCCGGCGACGAGGTCATCGTGATGGCTCCGTACTTCCCCGAGTACCGCGTCTGGATCGAGGCCTCCGGCGCCCATTGCGTCGAGGTCAAGGCCGACAGGGACAGCTTTCAGATCGACACGGAGGCCGTGGCGGCGGCAATCACCGCACGGACCAAGGCCGTCCTGATCGACTCGCCCAACAACCCCGTCGGCGCCGTCTACCCCGCCCAGAACCTCGTCGCCCTCGCCGACGTCCTGCGCGGGCGTTGCCGAGATCTGGGGATAAGGATCTACCTCGTCTCGGACGAGCCCTATCGTGAGATCACCTACGGTGCGGAGGTGCCCTGGGTGCCAGCCCTCTACGAGCGCGCCATCGTGTGCTACTCCTACTCGAAGTCGCTCTCTCTGCCGGGCGAGCGCATCGGCTGGGTCCTGGTGCCCGACACCAATCCCGATCACGACGACCTGGTGCCCTCCGTCGCCGGGGCCGGTCGCAAGCTGGGGTTTGTCTGTGCACCCGCACTCTTCCAGCGCGTGCTTGCGGATTGCGTGGACGAGCCTGTGAACGTCGATGCCTACGCCCGCAACCGAGAGGCGCTCACCCGGGGCCTCTCCGCGCTCGGCTACGAGTACGTCGAGCCACAGGGGGCGTTCTACCTCTGGGTGAGGTCGCTTGAGCCCGATGCCGAGGCATTCTTCCAGAGGGCCAAGGCGCTCGAGCTCCTTCCCGTGCCGTCCGACAGCTTCGGCTGCACCGGTTGGGTCCGCCTGGGCTACTGCGTGAGCCACGATACGATCGAGGGATCCATGGGTGCCTGGGGGCGCCTCAGGGAGCAGTACCTCTGATGGGGACCTGCACGGGGCGTGACGGCGGGGCCTGTGGCGGCCGCGACTCTCGCCAGACCGGATGCCGGCCGCTGCACATCGCCTGTGACGTTCACACCCACACGCTCTTCTCGCGCCATGCCTACTCGACCATCGAGGAGAACGTCCGTGCCGCCGCAGGGCGCCACATCGAGCTCCTGGGGTCTACGGACCACTTCTCCTCCATGCTGCACCGCGAGGCGACCGGAGAGCGCGCATCGGGCTATGACCTGCGTGACAACCAGTACTTCCTGAACTATGCCGTCTGGCCGCGCACCTGGCATGGCGTCCGTCTCCTGCATGGCTGCGAGGCGGATATCGTCGATTTGGACGGAAGGCTCTTTGGCTATGACGCGCCTGTCGCATACGAGATAAACGGTGCGTCCCTTGGCTGTGCGACCACCCTCAAGGAGCGCGTCTTCCGTGACTGCGACTACGTCATCGCGTCGGTCCACAACGCGGAGTTCGCGCACGGAGCATCCCTCGCACGGACGACGGCCATGTACGTCCATGCCCTCGAGGACCCCAAGGTGCTGATCCTGGGCCACACCGGGCGCTCAGCCGTGCCGTTCGACATGGACGAGGTCCTGGCCGTGGCCAAGGATCTGGGCAAGCTCATCGAGATCAACGAGGCCACGCTCGTCTCGCACCAGGAGGCCAGCGGCGCCTGCCGTCGGATCGCGGAGCGCTGCGCCGAGCTGGGCGTCATGGTCTCAACAGGGACTGATGCACACATATCCTGCGACATCGGTCGCCTCGATCGCGTGAGGTCCCTGCTCGGGGAGATAGGATTTCCCCAGCGGCTCGTCGCCACGCGCGATGCTGAGACCTTCATGGGCGTGCTCTCCCGTGCGCGGGGGACCCTGCGGGCATAGGGCCGGACTCCGTGGGCACGGCCCGTCATCGCTTGCTGCGGGTAGTCACGGATGTCGAGGGTTCGGTTCCTACCAGTCGAAGGCGCTTGCGATGTCGCAGGCGCAGACCACGTCAGCCCCCGCGTCCTGGGGAGTGGGCTGCAGGTTCACGATGATGATCGCGTCGCCCCTGAAATAGCGCACGAGCCCTGCGGCGGGGTACACGACGAGCGA belongs to Olsenella uli DSM 7084 and includes:
- the ftsH gene encoding ATP-dependent zinc metalloprotease FtsH, with translation MGPGGLGQGGRTQPPRGPVRRWQLYVYTLVLIAFVVYLSYTAFGALAPKSAVDRLATNEFVTAVKENRVRSVTFKTSDGSLSGTYQRDSDDSPTVDFSSTYVGADSLQELMARHPDVSFRIDTSSDDLWQTVLVSVVPTVIVVVALYYFMSQMQGANGRAMNFGRADRARTHEETRPKVKFADVAGIDEAVEELEEVRDFLREPERYRKMGAKIPHGVLLVGPPGTGKTLLAKAVAGEAGVPFFSISGSDFVEMFVGVGASRVRDLFKQAKEVAPSIVFIDEIDAVGRQRGAGLGGGHDEREQTLNQMLVEMDGFEDNSAVILIAATNRPDILDPALLRPGRFDRQVTVDRPDVKGRKKILGVHAENKPMEKTVDLGRIAKLTPGFTGADLANLMNESALLAARRRRERISMGEVEEAMERVMAGPEKKGRVMTQAERMTIAYHESGHALVGHVLENSDPVHKISIISRGRALGYTMQLPEEDRFLETRDGMLDQIAVLLGGRTAEELFCSDITTGASNDLERATKLAREMVTRYGMSDELGAQVYGEAQHEVFLGRDYANHHDYSAETSKRIDDEVERIMREAHLRACEVLEARRAQMDTIAHVLLERETVEGEVVSALLDDRWDAYLAAHPGESAVGEGAADGRATGAGAGE
- a CDS encoding alpha/beta hydrolase family protein, yielding MSERHIMWCGRTADDGTRLKIYGELHLPDGAQDAAFTHLRLPTVIMAHPFGVDGRSMDVYAQLLCDAGMVVYNVDFCGGGPRARSDGDMLHMSVETEAADLWAVVGAMAEEPFCDPGRLFLMGASQGAFVATLVACRNPHVVRALALMYPAYVLHDDARRRFGDGTELPESYDMMGCAVGRRYAADALACDPYVEMPRFSGDVLLMQGDADPIVPLAFAERAAGAFPHARLERFVGAGHGFSGDDLQRSFSCARDFFREVSVRA
- a CDS encoding pyridoxal phosphate-dependent aminotransferase; the encoded protein is MAINRTSYDYGSAKSSIREIAAYGAARKAEIGAERVFDFSLGNPSIPAPEAVRASIERNVRLPPTQLHSYTPAAGLPFVRQAVADSLNRRFSTSYQVGDLYLTCGAAASLSITLHAIVNPGDEVIVMAPYFPEYRVWIEASGAHCVEVKADRDSFQIDTEAVAAAITARTKAVLIDSPNNPVGAVYPAQNLVALADVLRGRCRDLGIRIYLVSDEPYREITYGAEVPWVPALYERAIVCYSYSKSLSLPGERIGWVLVPDTNPDHDDLVPSVAGAGRKLGFVCAPALFQRVLADCVDEPVNVDAYARNREALTRGLSALGYEYVEPQGAFYLWVRSLEPDAEAFFQRAKALELLPVPSDSFGCTGWVRLGYCVSHDTIEGSMGAWGRLREQYL
- a CDS encoding phosphatase, with amino-acid sequence MGTCTGRDGGACGGRDSRQTGCRPLHIACDVHTHTLFSRHAYSTIEENVRAAAGRHIELLGSTDHFSSMLHREATGERASGYDLRDNQYFLNYAVWPRTWHGVRLLHGCEADIVDLDGRLFGYDAPVAYEINGASLGCATTLKERVFRDCDYVIASVHNAEFAHGASLARTTAMYVHALEDPKVLILGHTGRSAVPFDMDEVLAVAKDLGKLIEINEATLVSHQEASGACRRIAERCAELGVMVSTGTDAHISCDIGRLDRVRSLLGEIGFPQRLVATRDAETFMGVLSRARGTLRA